Part of the Vagococcus jeotgali genome, TTAAACAAAGAGTTATCAGAAACTTATAAACTTTATCAAGAACTATTATACTGTAGTAAAAACAATGATTTTGACACTTTTTCTGATCTATTATTATTAGCTAACGAAGATATCTCTATTCCAATGAAAACCTCGATTCGAACACTAAAGAAGCATTTACCAAGAATTGAAAACACCTTTAAATACGCTTATTCAAATGGTTGTTTAGAAGGTTCCATAAACAAAATTAAATTAATCAAACGAATAGCTTACGGCTATAGAAATTTTCAGAACTATAAATACAGAATTTTACTTAGTTTTAAAGACAAACAAAAAAGCAGCAAAAACCATTCGGTTTCTGCTGCCTAAATTCACTTAATTTTACTCATCCACATCATTTGACAAAGAGCCCTTTTTTTTATCTACTCCTCTTTCCACTTAAAACTTATACCTGATTCAAGGGCTGAAATTTTAACTGTGTTTTCAACAATACCAATAATTTGTTCTTGAGTTGGATAAGCTCTTCCAGCCGAAACCAGGGCTGCAAGCCCAGTTGCAATAATCCAAATCGTTAAATATAAGGATTCTTTTTGTTCTGTATTTAAGACATCATAGACTTCATTTCCTGACATTTTCTCTAAGAAAATATCCCTACTAAAATTACTTAATTGCTCCCTAGAATCGTGTTCTTCAATAAAAACGGCTCTAAACAATTTTGGTTCATTTTTAGCAAATGTAACATAATTCAATACAGTATCAACAACTGGATCATCGGTCACAACATTATCATAAATATCGGCGCGTATATGCGTCGTAATTCGTTTAAAAAATACATCCCTTAACTCATCCATATTCTTAAATTCAAGATAAATTGGCTGTGTTGACGTATTCATTGCTTGTGCGATGTTTCGTGCAGTAAATCCTTCAAATCCTTCAGTAGAAATAACATCATAGACTGCAGATAAGATGTTTTCTCTTGTAATTGTTTTACGTCTCGCCATACGATTTCCCCTCCTATATTAAACATAAACACTTTATAAAAACCTATAAATAACTATACTCCTAAACTATATTATCATTATAACATGAATAAATTTTGGTTGCGTCAAGAATTATGTGTAAATGGAAAATCCATTCCATTTTTTTAAGTTAAAACATTGATTCTAATGTATCTTGTATTTCCTTAAATCCTTTATGTACTCTGCCTAAAAATTTTTGGTTATATTCATTGAACTGAGAAACAAGGAATCTCTCCAGAGATTCTTCATTAGGAAATTGTTCTTTTCTCTTTTCTAAATTGCAACATTAAGTTAGCC contains:
- a CDS encoding TetR/AcrR family transcriptional regulator; amino-acid sequence: MARRKTITRENILSAVYDVISTEGFEGFTARNIAQAMNTSTQPIYLEFKNMDELRDVFFKRITTHIRADIYDNVVTDDPVVDTVLNYVTFAKNEPKLFRAVFIEEHDSREQLSNFSRDIFLEKMSGNEVYDVLNTEQKESLYLTIWIIATGLAALVSAGRAYPTQEQIIGIVENTVKISALESGISFKWKEE